A portion of the Marinobacter alexandrii genome contains these proteins:
- the raiA gene encoding ribosome-associated translation inhibitor RaiA, with protein sequence MKLQMHSIHFDADSKLLDFIQKKVDKLETFYDRIIDGEVFLRVENDETKENKIVEIKLNGPKNQFFSKEKARSFEVGVDAAVEALRRQLKKHKEKALAH encoded by the coding sequence ATGAAGTTACAGATGCATTCCATTCACTTTGACGCAGATAGTAAGCTGCTTGATTTTATCCAAAAGAAAGTTGATAAATTGGAAACATTCTACGATAGGATAATTGATGGGGAGGTCTTTCTACGGGTAGAAAATGACGAAACTAAGGAGAATAAAATTGTTGAAATAAAATTGAATGGACCTAAGAATCAGTTTTTCTCAAAAGAAAAAGCACGATCCTTTGAGGTCGGAGTTGATGCAGCTGTAGAAGCATTAAGAAGACAACTGAAGAAGCATAAAGAGAAGGCTTTAGCTCACTAG
- a CDS encoding TlpA disulfide reductase family protein, with product MKKIVLAFAILVSIQLSAQKVEVIKFSELQDKILYTESELTVFNFWATWCAPCIKELPYFDELESKNTNIKVYLVSIDFQNEVERVKKFVTKRALNSDVLFLDEKDPDTYMSKVSQEWSGAIPATLFVTDLGKTYFHEKAFTKEELEKTVKKYLN from the coding sequence ATGAAAAAAATTGTTTTGGCTTTTGCAATTCTTGTGTCGATACAACTCTCTGCTCAAAAGGTAGAAGTGATAAAATTTTCGGAATTGCAAGACAAGATTCTTTATACTGAATCAGAACTTACTGTTTTTAATTTTTGGGCAACATGGTGTGCTCCGTGCATAAAAGAACTCCCATATTTTGATGAACTCGAATCAAAGAATACTAATATAAAAGTCTATCTCGTTAGTATTGATTTCCAAAATGAAGTTGAACGAGTAAAGAAATTCGTTACAAAAAGAGCTCTTAACTCAGACGTTCTTTTTCTTGATGAGAAAGATCCTGATACTTATATGTCTAAGGTAAGTCAAGAATGGAGTGGCGCTATTCCTGCGACCTTATTTGTCACAGACTTGGGTAAAACGTATTTCCATGAAAAAGCGTTTACTAAAGAAGAATTAGAGAAGACCGTTAAAAAATATTTGAACTAA
- a CDS encoding DUF547 domain-containing protein: protein MNKTIISLTLILFSFGVFSQNGVSHQSFDELLQKYVDEKGLVNYKGIDSERAKFKAYLTMIEGNSPQKSWTRDQKLAYWINAYNAFTIELILRNYPVESIKDIGAKIKIPFVNTPWDVKFIKIGGEEYDLNNLEHGIIRKDFNEPRIHFALVCAAVSCPKLQNRAYMPEKLDEQLTKAAKDFLADPTKNEFKSDKKAKLSKLFNWYGGDFNNDGTLIEYINQYAPTKLNKDANIDWKDYNWKLNEQ from the coding sequence ATGAACAAGACCATAATCTCTCTTACTCTTATTCTTTTTTCATTTGGAGTTTTTAGCCAAAATGGGGTTTCACATCAGTCGTTTGATGAGTTACTTCAAAAATATGTAGATGAAAAAGGTTTGGTAAACTACAAGGGCATAGATTCTGAGCGAGCTAAATTTAAGGCCTATTTGACAATGATTGAAGGCAATTCGCCACAAAAATCATGGACCAGAGATCAAAAATTGGCTTATTGGATTAACGCCTATAATGCTTTCACCATAGAACTCATTCTGAGAAATTACCCAGTTGAGAGTATTAAGGATATTGGAGCTAAAATTAAGATTCCATTTGTGAATACTCCTTGGGATGTGAAGTTTATTAAGATAGGGGGCGAAGAATATGACTTAAATAATCTTGAGCACGGGATCATTAGAAAAGATTTCAACGAACCAAGAATCCACTTTGCATTGGTTTGTGCAGCAGTCTCTTGTCCAAAGTTGCAAAACCGAGCTTATATGCCTGAAAAACTAGATGAGCAGTTGACCAAAGCGGCAAAAGATTTTTTAGCGGACCCCACTAAAAATGAATTTAAGAGTGATAAAAAAGCCAAGCTTTCGAAGCTGTTTAACTGGTATGGAGGAGACTTCAATAATGATGGAACCTTAATCGAATACATCAATCAATATGCTCCCACTAAACTTAATAAGGATGCTAATATTGATTGGAAGGATTATAATTGGAAACTGAACGAACAATAG
- a CDS encoding thioredoxin family protein: MKRTFILIIGMMAVVALLFTNASRPLAGYSVGDYAADFKLPNTDGKMVSMSDFSSAKGFIVVFTCNTCPYANAYESRIIDLDKKFADKGFPLVAINPNDIVQQPGDSMDEMKKRAKNKSYTFPYLRDDSQEVTKAFGATKTPHVYVLNKEANGKYKVEFIGAIDDSPNDPSDVSETYVENAINAVLSGSKPSVTEKRAIGCTIKWKS, translated from the coding sequence ATGAAACGAACATTTATACTTATAATCGGAATGATGGCTGTAGTAGCTTTATTATTCACGAATGCTTCAAGACCATTGGCCGGATACAGTGTGGGTGATTACGCCGCAGATTTCAAACTACCTAATACCGATGGAAAAATGGTATCCATGTCTGACTTTAGTTCAGCAAAAGGATTTATCGTGGTATTTACATGCAACACTTGCCCATATGCGAATGCTTACGAATCCAGAATTATTGATTTAGATAAAAAATTCGCTGATAAAGGATTCCCTTTAGTTGCAATCAACCCTAATGACATTGTTCAGCAACCTGGCGATTCAATGGATGAAATGAAGAAAAGAGCTAAAAATAAAAGCTATACTTTTCCTTATTTAAGAGATGATAGTCAAGAGGTGACTAAAGCCTTTGGTGCAACCAAAACACCACATGTTTATGTGCTCAACAAAGAAGCAAATGGGAAGTATAAGGTAGAATTCATTGGCGCTATTGATGATAGTCCGAATGATCCTTCTGATGTATCTGAAACATATGTGGAAAATGCAATAAATGCTGTGCTTTCTGGAAGTAAGCCTTCCGTTACAGAAAAAAGAGCTATAGGATGCACTATCAAATGGAAAAGTTAA
- a CDS encoding acyl-CoA dehydrogenase family protein translates to MSTATLAPASEVTENKEMIAQMVRDFCAKEIEPHKMIWDESQEFPKEVFHKMGELGLMGVLVPQEYGGAGFGYHEYVTAIIELSKVDGSIGLSMAAHNSLCTGHILQHGSEEQKQKYLPKLATGEWIGAWGLTEPNTGSDAGNMKTVAKKDGDDWVLNGAKNFITHGNSGNVAVVIARTGEPGQSRNASAFIVERTNPGFKQGRKEDKLGMRCSETSEMIFEECRIPAENLIGEVGEGFVQALKVLDGGRISIAALGCGIAEGALNAAIAYSQEREQFGKSISKFQGIAFKLADMAVKVEAAKLLTFQSAELKNQGKNINRESAMAKLYSSEIAVEVANDGVQVFGGYGYTKDYPAEKYYRDAKLCTIGEGTSEIQKIVISRTLFNQ, encoded by the coding sequence ATGTCAACAGCAACATTAGCCCCAGCCTCAGAAGTCACTGAGAATAAAGAGATGATCGCACAGATGGTAAGAGATTTCTGTGCTAAAGAGATTGAGCCACATAAGATGATATGGGATGAATCTCAGGAGTTTCCCAAAGAAGTCTTTCATAAAATGGGGGAACTCGGACTTATGGGAGTGCTTGTGCCTCAAGAGTATGGAGGAGCAGGGTTTGGGTATCATGAATACGTCACAGCAATCATAGAGCTATCAAAAGTTGATGGATCTATCGGTCTTTCAATGGCAGCTCATAATTCCCTTTGTACAGGCCATATTCTCCAGCATGGGAGTGAAGAACAAAAGCAAAAATATTTGCCGAAGTTGGCCACTGGGGAATGGATTGGTGCATGGGGTCTTACTGAACCGAATACGGGATCTGATGCAGGCAACATGAAGACTGTTGCAAAGAAAGACGGTGACGATTGGGTCTTGAATGGAGCAAAGAACTTTATCACCCATGGAAACTCAGGAAATGTAGCTGTGGTAATTGCTAGAACAGGTGAGCCGGGTCAATCAAGGAACGCGAGTGCTTTTATTGTGGAAAGGACGAACCCAGGATTCAAGCAAGGAAGAAAAGAGGATAAATTGGGAATGAGGTGCTCAGAAACTTCAGAAATGATTTTTGAAGAATGTAGAATCCCAGCAGAAAATTTAATAGGAGAAGTTGGTGAAGGATTTGTGCAAGCATTAAAAGTTCTAGACGGAGGACGTATTTCAATTGCTGCACTTGGTTGCGGTATCGCGGAGGGCGCGCTTAACGCAGCTATCGCATATTCTCAAGAAAGAGAACAATTTGGAAAGTCTATATCTAAGTTTCAAGGAATTGCATTTAAACTAGCTGATATGGCAGTAAAAGTTGAGGCAGCTAAACTTTTAACTTTTCAGTCTGCAGAGTTGAAAAATCAAGGTAAGAATATCAACCGAGAATCAGCGATGGCAAAACTATATTCATCAGAAATTGCCGTTGAGGTGGCCAATGATGGTGTGCAAGTTTTTGGAGGTTATGGCTATACAAAAGACTATCCTGCAGAAAAATACTATAGAGATGCTAAGCTATGCACCATAGGAGAAGGGACCTCTGAAATTCAAAAGATTGTTATATCAAGAACCTTATTTAATCAATAA
- a CDS encoding UDP-glucose/GDP-mannose dehydrogenase family protein, protein MKIAVVGTGYVGLVTGTCFAETGNHVTCIDIDEEKVRKLSNKQITIYEPGLEALFERNIRQGRLEFTTNLEEGIKGAQIIFLALPTPPGEDGSADLQYVLKVAEDLGPLLEDFTVIVDKSTVPVGTAEKVTAKVKDGAKVDFEVVSNPEFLREGVAVEDFMKPDRVVIGAESEKSIKLMEKLYAPFVRQGNPVIFMDVRSAELTKYAANSFLATKITFMNEIANLCELLGADVDKVRKGIGTDTRIGNRFLFAGIGYGGSCFPKDVQALAKSSSEVDYDFKILNSVMDVNQHQKQKMINPLLNYFDGDLSGKTIAVWGLAFKPYTDDIREAPALENIQALLDKGAKVRAYDPEAMENVKSLFKDQVHFAGDQYDALQDADALMIMTEWPIFRTPEFEKMVNALKNKVIFDGRNLYDLPQMEELGFEYHSVGRKIIK, encoded by the coding sequence ATGAAAATCGCAGTTGTTGGAACTGGCTATGTTGGCCTAGTAACAGGCACTTGTTTCGCAGAAACAGGCAATCATGTAACATGCATTGATATAGACGAAGAAAAAGTCAGAAAACTAAGCAATAAGCAAATCACAATATACGAACCTGGACTTGAGGCATTGTTCGAAAGGAATATTCGTCAAGGACGATTAGAGTTTACAACAAATCTAGAAGAGGGAATAAAAGGGGCTCAAATAATATTCTTGGCCCTACCAACGCCTCCTGGCGAAGATGGGTCAGCTGATCTACAATATGTATTGAAAGTTGCAGAGGATCTTGGGCCCTTACTTGAAGACTTTACAGTCATTGTAGATAAAAGCACAGTCCCGGTAGGAACGGCAGAAAAAGTAACCGCCAAGGTAAAAGATGGAGCGAAAGTCGATTTCGAAGTAGTTTCAAATCCTGAATTCTTAAGAGAAGGTGTTGCGGTTGAAGATTTCATGAAGCCAGATCGTGTAGTCATTGGAGCTGAGTCTGAGAAATCTATTAAACTCATGGAGAAATTGTATGCTCCGTTTGTGAGGCAAGGCAATCCTGTTATTTTCATGGACGTACGTTCAGCTGAACTCACGAAGTATGCAGCGAATTCATTCCTTGCAACAAAAATCACATTCATGAACGAGATAGCAAATCTTTGCGAACTTCTTGGGGCTGATGTTGATAAAGTAAGAAAAGGAATTGGAACAGATACAAGAATTGGCAATCGTTTCTTATTCGCAGGGATAGGTTATGGTGGAAGTTGCTTTCCGAAAGATGTGCAAGCATTGGCTAAGTCTTCTTCTGAAGTCGATTACGATTTCAAAATATTGAATTCTGTAATGGACGTTAATCAACATCAGAAGCAAAAAATGATAAACCCCTTGTTGAATTATTTCGACGGAGACTTATCAGGTAAAACAATTGCTGTTTGGGGTTTGGCTTTTAAGCCATATACTGATGATATCAGAGAGGCTCCTGCCTTAGAGAACATTCAAGCATTGCTTGATAAAGGAGCAAAAGTGAGAGCCTATGATCCAGAAGCAATGGAGAACGTGAAGAGTTTGTTTAAAGATCAGGTGCATTTTGCAGGTGACCAATATGATGCACTTCAAGATGCAGACGCATTGATGATCATGACCGAATGGCCAATTTTCCGAACCCCTGAGTTTGAAAAAATGGTGAATGCTCTTAAGAATAAAGTAATCTTTGACGGCAGAAACCTCTATGATCTCCCACAAATGGAAGAACTAGGTTTTGAATATCATAGTGTCGGAAGAAAAATAATTAAGTAA
- a CDS encoding cation:proton antiporter, which yields MDLITDNKELIALVAGFFVIAIAANQIAKAFQRIRLPLITGLIFTGLIAGPYIIGLIPISAKTNLNFINETALAFIAFAAGAELYLRELRSRINSIKWNTFGQLVVTFVLGSIVVFFVADFIPYMAEMNNAARISVAMITAAIFVARSPASAIAIINELRAKGPFVQTVMGVTVVKDFLVIVLFSICISLSQVLISGEEFNYIEILILFLELSLSFILGFFVYGFILKRALAWRIRRYSKTALVLLIGYSAYLLSFYVDIYTERYLHHAISFEPLLICILASFAVTNYSKSRPEFLKILEDLSIPVYVCFFTLTGATFALNQIIGVIGVALILFLIRTVTMIIGAYTGGFLAKDPMKFNHIGWMPYMTQAGVALGLATVVSNEFPEWGQEFATVIIALIVINQFIGPPLFKWAIYQVGEDRSKAPTPEFDGIRDATIIGFESQSVALAHQLLDNGWEVQLATKKDIGTFQEPDGINMVYLKDFSVAELRKIQAHKSEAIVCMLTDEENLQICEIAYNKFGTRDLIVRLNQRYNSQKFLAIGAKIVDPSTAIVSLLDHFVRSPQAASLLLGMSKGKDTRDIELLNHDLHGITLRDLRLPADVIILSVVRGGQTIITHGYTRLRFKDTLTVVGSIQSLEQMQLKFDK from the coding sequence TTGGATTTAATCACGGATAATAAAGAGTTAATTGCACTAGTTGCTGGTTTTTTTGTCATTGCTATTGCTGCGAATCAAATAGCAAAGGCCTTCCAGAGAATACGACTCCCGTTAATTACAGGACTCATTTTCACAGGACTGATTGCAGGTCCCTATATCATAGGGCTTATCCCTATTTCAGCAAAAACAAATCTCAATTTTATAAATGAGACTGCTTTAGCTTTCATCGCATTTGCTGCTGGAGCAGAATTGTATCTCAGGGAATTAAGAAGTAGAATTAATTCCATTAAATGGAATACATTCGGACAGTTAGTCGTCACTTTTGTGCTGGGATCTATAGTGGTATTTTTCGTTGCTGATTTCATCCCATACATGGCTGAAATGAATAACGCAGCAAGGATTTCAGTCGCTATGATTACTGCGGCCATTTTCGTGGCACGATCACCTGCTTCCGCAATTGCGATAATCAACGAGTTAAGAGCCAAAGGGCCATTTGTTCAGACTGTGATGGGTGTTACAGTTGTGAAAGACTTTTTAGTCATTGTCCTTTTTTCTATCTGCATTTCCTTATCTCAGGTTTTGATTTCGGGAGAAGAATTTAACTATATCGAAATACTGATTCTTTTCTTAGAACTCAGTTTATCCTTCATACTTGGGTTCTTTGTCTATGGATTCATATTAAAGCGAGCTTTAGCGTGGCGCATTAGAAGATACTCTAAAACGGCCTTAGTTCTCTTGATAGGGTATTCAGCATATTTACTTTCATTTTATGTTGATATATACACTGAAAGATATCTTCATCATGCCATTTCTTTTGAGCCACTTCTAATTTGCATCTTGGCAAGTTTTGCCGTTACTAATTATTCTAAATCACGACCAGAGTTTCTAAAAATCTTAGAAGATCTTAGTATTCCAGTTTATGTCTGTTTCTTCACTCTCACAGGAGCAACATTTGCCTTAAATCAAATAATAGGTGTAATCGGAGTTGCACTTATTTTATTTTTAATCAGGACTGTGACAATGATCATAGGAGCTTATACAGGAGGTTTTCTTGCAAAAGATCCCATGAAATTTAATCACATTGGTTGGATGCCATACATGACTCAAGCAGGAGTTGCCCTTGGGTTGGCAACAGTTGTCTCAAACGAATTTCCAGAATGGGGGCAAGAATTCGCAACAGTAATTATCGCTTTGATAGTCATTAATCAATTTATTGGTCCACCGCTTTTTAAATGGGCTATTTATCAAGTTGGCGAAGACCGAAGTAAAGCACCAACACCTGAATTCGATGGCATTCGCGATGCTACAATTATTGGTTTTGAAAGTCAATCTGTGGCCTTAGCACATCAACTATTAGATAATGGATGGGAAGTGCAGCTTGCCACAAAGAAGGACATTGGAACTTTTCAGGAACCAGATGGCATAAACATGGTATACCTAAAGGATTTCTCTGTGGCAGAACTAAGAAAGATTCAAGCCCACAAATCTGAAGCAATTGTTTGTATGCTTACAGACGAAGAAAATCTTCAAATTTGTGAAATCGCTTATAATAAGTTTGGAACCAGAGATCTAATCGTACGACTAAATCAGCGATATAATTCCCAAAAATTCTTAGCCATTGGCGCAAAAATCGTTGACCCATCAACTGCCATTGTAAGTCTATTGGATCATTTTGTGAGGTCGCCACAGGCAGCATCTCTTCTATTGGGTATGTCAAAAGGAAAAGATACAAGAGATATCGAATTGCTCAATCATGATCTTCATGGTATCACCTTACGCGATTTAAGACTTCCTGCAGATGTCATTATCCTTTCGGTAGTTCGTGGTGGTCAGACCATCATTACTCATGGGTATACCCGATTGAGATTTAAAGACACATTAACAGTCGTCGGATCTATTCAAAGTCTGGAGCAAATGCAGCTCAAATTTGACAAGTAA
- the rpsU gene encoding 30S ribosomal protein S21 has translation MLIINVKENESIDRALKRYKKKFEKTGVLRELRSRTHFKKPSVARREEIIKARYIQHIRDEENK, from the coding sequence ATGTTAATAATCAACGTTAAAGAGAACGAATCAATAGACCGAGCACTTAAGAGATACAAGAAGAAGTTTGAAAAAACGGGTGTACTCAGAGAACTTAGATCAAGAACTCACTTCAAGAAGCCTTCAGTTGCTAGAAGAGAGGAGATCATAAAAGCGAGATACATTCAGCACATAAGAGACGAGGAAAATAAATAA
- a CDS encoding tyrosine-type recombinase/integrase codes for MRLLMVETFLKYLSFEKRYSKHTLEAYGKDLNQFSGFLEKDFEIQDLSKVKHAQIRGWIVQLMDEGLSPKSVNRKIATLKSFYKFLLGREFVESNPTSQIKPLKTEKDLPAFVKEEEITNLLDRVEFPKDFSGHRDRLLLELLYSTGIRLSELQGLKDSDVNFYANTILVLGKRNKERIIPIGNSLIQLIVDYLKVRDQITIKEEKLLVTDTGNALYPMFIYRKVKKYLTAVTTLSKKSPHVMRHTFATHLLNKGADLNAVKDLLGHTSLAATQVYTHNSIEKLKAAFDQAHPKA; via the coding sequence GTGAGACTGCTTATGGTGGAGACTTTCCTCAAATATCTGTCCTTCGAAAAACGCTATAGCAAGCATACGCTTGAAGCATACGGGAAAGACCTTAATCAATTTTCTGGCTTTTTGGAAAAGGATTTTGAAATCCAAGATCTTTCAAAAGTAAAGCATGCTCAAATTAGAGGTTGGATCGTGCAATTAATGGATGAAGGACTTTCGCCAAAATCTGTTAATCGGAAAATAGCAACACTCAAATCCTTCTATAAATTTCTTTTGGGCCGAGAATTCGTGGAGTCAAACCCGACATCTCAGATAAAGCCTCTAAAAACTGAAAAAGACCTTCCAGCTTTTGTCAAAGAGGAAGAAATTACAAATCTTTTGGATAGGGTTGAATTCCCGAAAGACTTTTCAGGTCATAGAGATAGGCTACTCCTTGAGCTTTTATATTCTACAGGCATTCGGTTGTCGGAACTTCAGGGATTAAAAGATTCTGATGTAAACTTTTATGCTAATACTATTCTTGTGCTTGGAAAAAGAAATAAAGAACGTATCATCCCAATTGGAAATTCGTTAATACAATTGATAGTTGACTATCTAAAAGTGCGGGATCAAATAACCATTAAAGAGGAAAAACTTCTGGTTACAGACACTGGAAATGCTTTATATCCAATGTTTATTTATCGCAAGGTAAAGAAGTATTTAACCGCGGTAACTACATTGAGTAAAAAGAGTCCTCATGTGATGAGACACACTTTTGCGACTCATTTATTAAATAAAGGTGCAGACCTAAATGCAGTTAAAGATTTGCTAGGACATACCAGTTTGGCTGCTACGCAGGTTTACACCCACAATTCTATAGAAAAGCTGAAGGCAGCCTTTGATCAGGCACATCCTAAAGCATAA